The Pseudogulbenkiania sp. MAI-1 sequence GGCCCGCAGGGGACGCGCAATCAGGAAAGTGATGGCTTGCGGACAGGAGATGGCGCAGAAAGCGCCAGAAACGGCGGACAGACGAACCGCAAGAGCGACCTCGTCAGCATCTTCCAGAAACCAGTCAATGCGGCATCAAAAAAGGCCTTGCGCATGCCGAAGAGGCACACCCAAGGCCTTTCCCGAACCGGCCAGCCCACGGCCAACCGATAGACAGCTCCCCGGCACCGCCAGGTGCTGCCCTAATGCACGTTACTAGTATCCGCCACCTTGGTCGGACGTGGCGCCAGCCAGATCGCGCAAGCCGCGATCACGAACGATAGCCCACTCAGCCAGAAAATCTGGTTGGTCGACAACATGATGCTTTGCGCCTGCACCAGCTGGTCGATCATGCCCCTGCTCGTTTCGGTGCTCATGCCGCTCTGGGTCAGGCTCTGCAGCGTCTGCCCGGCCGAATCGACGAAGCCGGACAGCTCGGCGCGGTTGTAAGCGGCCTTGTCCTCCCAAGAGGTGGTGACCAGCGAAGTCGCAAAGGCGCCGGACAGCGTCCGCAGGAAGCTCATCAACCCCGCCGCTGAAGCCATCTCCTCGGTCTCCACGCTGGCCATGGCCAAGCCGGTCAGCGGAACGAAGAAGAACGGCATGCCGAGCCCCTGGAACAGCAAGGGCAAGGCCACCTGCCAGAAACCCATGTCGGAGGTGCCGAAGCTGCGAAACAGCGTCACACCGCCAAGCCACATCACACCGAAGAACACCAGCGGGCGCGGGTCCATCCTGGTCGACATCTGCGCCGCGATCGGCGCGGCGATCACTGCCAGGATGCCGCTCATGGCCGTGGCATAGCCGGCCTGGGTCGCCGTATAGCCCATGTAGCTCTGCAGCCATTGCGGCGTCAGCACCGTGGCACCGAAAAACGAGCCAAAGGCAAGCGAAATGGTCAGCACGCTGGCCCAATAGCCACGATGGCGGAACACGCGCAAATTGACGATGGGATTGCTGTCCGTCAGCTCCCAGATCATGAAGGCAGCAAAACCGATGACGGCGATGATCGCCAAGGCCACGATCTCGGGAGACGAGAACCAGTCCAGGTTTTTCCCTTCGTCTAGCATCAACTGCAAAGCCGCTACCCAGACGATCAGCAAGGCCAGTCCGATGGCATCAACAGGCAGTTTCTCCACCTTGCTTTCGAAGCGCTTGAGCATCTGCCAGCCGAAATAGCTGCACGCCACGGCGATCGGCGCATTGATGAAAAAGATCCACGACCAGCCGACCTGATCACACAGATAACCGCCGAGGATCGGCCCCATGATGGGTGCGACCAGCGTGGTCATGCTCCACAGGCCGATGGCGGCGCCGGCTTTCTCCTTAGGGAAAATCTGCTGCAACAAGGTCTGCGACATCGGCATCAGCGGGCCACCCGCCAAACCCTGCAAGACGCGGAACAGCACCAGCAGCTCGATCGAGTTGGCAAACCCGCACAACACCGAAAACAACCCGAACAACATCATCGAGGTGACAAAGACGCGTACCGCCCCGAAACGGCCGGCCAGCCAGCCCGTCAGCGGCACGATGATGGCCTCCGCCACGGCGTACGAGGTGATGACATACGTCCCCTGGCTGGCGGACACCGCCAGCCCGCCGGCGATATTTGGCACCGAGACGTTGGCGATGGTGGTGTCGAGCACCACCAGGAAGTTGGCAGCGGCCAGCAGCAAGGCGGCCAGCCATAGCGCCCCACCTTCCAGCGGCTTGGGTGGAGCGGCAGCGACGTGAGCGCTCATGACGCTACTCCTTTTAAAGCTTGCTGGCCGTATCGACGGTGGCGGTCATGGACAAACCAACCTGCAAGGGATGCGCCTTCAACTCAGCCGGGTCCAGCTCGATGCGCAGAGGCAGGCGCTGCACCACCTTGATCCAGTTGCCGGTGGCGTTCTGGGCCGGAATCAGCGAGAACGCCGAGCCGGAACCGCCGGAGAAGCCGGCCACCTTACCGTGATACACCACGTCGGAACCATAGATATCCGAATGCAGAGTGACCGGCTGGCCGATACGCACCTTTTCCAGTTGCACCTCTTTGAAGTTGGCATCCACATGCACCTGCTGCAGCGGGACGATCGACATCAGCGGTGCGCCGGGCTGGATACGCTGCCCAACCTGCACCTGGCGCTTGGCCACCACGCCATCGACAGGGGCGCGAATCACCGTGCGCTCCAGATCGACGCGGGCCTGATTGCGCTTGGCGCGCGCCAAAGCGACTTCCGGGTTGGTTTCGACCGTGGTGTTCGCGGTCAGCGTCTGATTGGCCTTGAGCGAGCCGATGGCGGCCAGCTTGTTGGCCTCCGCCTGCGCCAGCACGGCCTTGGCCGAGTCCATGGCCGCCTTGGCAGTGTCGTAAGCCGTCTTGGCATGCGTCAGCTCTTCCCCGGAGACCGAGCCGGATTTCGCCAGCGCCTGACGGCGCTCGAGGTCGATCCTGGCCCGGTCGAGATCGCTTTGCGCCGAGCTCAGTTGGGCCCTGGCGCGCAACAGCTCGGCATCACGGGCGCTGACCTGGGCCTGCAAGCCATCGTCGCTGGCCAGATAGCCTTTGACCTTACGCTCGGCGCGCGCCAGTTCGGCCTCGGCCTGCTCCAGAGCCAAGCGCGCATCGGTGTCATCCAATTCCACCAGCACGTCGCCGCGCTTGACGGCCTGGGTATCCACGACCTTGACGGCACGGACATTGGCACTGAGGGAGGGTGTCACTTGGGCGATTTCGGCGGCGACATAGGCGTTGTCCGTCGTCACATGATGCGAGGCGACTAGCGTCCAGTAAGCGCCGTACGCCGCGGCGGAAAGTGCCACCACGCCGCCGAGGGCGAGGAACAGTTTCTTACGCTTGGCCGCATTGTCGGTCTGCGGGATTGGAGCGGTGACAGTCAGCGTTTCAGACATGATGGATTCCTTGATTATTGAATATCTGTAAGGGGTTAGGCCACGCGATAACCGCCCCCGAGGGCGCGAATCAGTGCGACGTCGAGGCTCAAGCGCCGGGTCTGCAGATCGCTCAAGGCCCGACGGCTGCTGACCACGCTGTCTTCTGCGGTCAGCACATCCAGATAGGTGGCCAGCCCGCCCTGATAGCGGTTGCGGGCAATGCGCAAGGCATCCTCGGCGGCGGTCAGCGACTCCTGCTGCGCCGACAGCCGGCCATCGAGCGCCGCCTGGCTGCTCAGGGCATCGGCGACGTCTTGCAGGGCGCGGTTCAGGGTCTGGTCGTAATTGGCAACGGCCTCGTCGTACTGGGCCCGGGCCACGCGGTATTGGCCTTGCAACTGCCCGCCGCGGAAGATGGGCAGGCTGATGGCCGGGCCGAAGCCGGCAATGCCGGATCCGGCCTTGGTAAACAGATCCAACCCCAAAGACTGCGCCCCGACGTAGGCCGACAGATTGATGTTCGGATAGAACTCGGCGCGGGACTGATCGATCCGCTTGGCTGCCGCTTCGGCGCGCAGCCTGGCGGCGGTCAGATCGGGCCGGCGCCCCAGCAAGTCGGCGTGAAGCTGCGAAGGAATGGCGATGCTTTGCGCGAGATCGATCCGCGGCCGCTGAATACGATCACCCCGCTCCGGATCGGCCCCCATCAAAGCCGCCAGCTGATGCCTCTGTAGGGTGATCGACTCCTCGATCGCCAGCAGCTCGGCCTTGGCCGACGCCGACCGGGAGTCCGCCTGGCGCACCGTGCCCAGCGTTTCCAGCCCTTGCCGCTGGCGTTCGGTGATCAGTTGGGCACTTTGCGTCCGGATATCGAGAGCCTGCAGTGCCGCATCCTGCTGGGCGTACAAGTGGGCCAGCTCAGCATAGGCCGAGGCAATGGCCGTCGATAGCGTCAGGCGTGCCTGGGCCGCATCGGCCTCAGCCGCCGCCCGCTCGTTGGTGGCAGCGGCCAGGGCCGCACGGTTCTTGCCCCAAAAATCGATCTCATAACTCAAATCCAGGGTGGCCTTGACGGAATTATTGAGCCCCTGCGGCACGAACGCGGCCGGCACGCCGTTGTTGTAGCTCTGCTTCATGCGAGTCACCGAGGCGTTGACCCCGACCGAAGGCAACATGGGGGCGCCAGCCTGCTGTGCCACGCCAATGGCCTTGCGCACCCGCGCATCGGCGGCAGCCAGATCGGGCGCGTTGCGCAGTGCCTCGTCGATCAAGGCATTCTGTTGGGCATCGCCGTAACGCTCCCACCAAGTGGCATCGATTTGGGCCTGCTCCGTGGTCGGGCTGGCGTTCAAGGATTTGGGCTGGGGCAAGGGGCCAAGATCCGGCACGCTGGCGCAGGCGGCCAAGGCGAGCGAGATGGCCAAGGGCATGATCCGCTGCAATAAACCCGAAGGCGAAGAAGCACTCATAGGGGTGATTTCCTCATAAACTAAACTGTACGGTTTAGTTATAACTTGACAGATTTTCGTCGTCAAGCAAAACTGAACCAACTGGTTCAATTTTGAGGTGCAAGGTTGTGAGAGTGAAAAGCGAGACGAAGCGGCAAAGCATCATCGATGCCGCGGCGGCAGTATTCATGGAACAGGGCTTCTCCGCCGCCTCCATGTCGGACATTGCCAGCCGCGCAGGCGGCTCCAAGGCCACCTTGTAC is a genomic window containing:
- a CDS encoding DHA2 family efflux MFS transporter permease subunit; its protein translation is MSAHVAAAPPKPLEGGALWLAALLLAAANFLVVLDTTIANVSVPNIAGGLAVSASQGTYVITSYAVAEAIIVPLTGWLAGRFGAVRVFVTSMMLFGLFSVLCGFANSIELLVLFRVLQGLAGGPLMPMSQTLLQQIFPKEKAGAAIGLWSMTTLVAPIMGPILGGYLCDQVGWSWIFFINAPIAVACSYFGWQMLKRFESKVEKLPVDAIGLALLIVWVAALQLMLDEGKNLDWFSSPEIVALAIIAVIGFAAFMIWELTDSNPIVNLRVFRHRGYWASVLTISLAFGSFFGATVLTPQWLQSYMGYTATQAGYATAMSGILAVIAAPIAAQMSTRMDPRPLVFFGVMWLGGVTLFRSFGTSDMGFWQVALPLLFQGLGMPFFFVPLTGLAMASVETEEMASAAGLMSFLRTLSGAFATSLVTTSWEDKAAYNRAELSGFVDSAGQTLQSLTQSGMSTETSRGMIDQLVQAQSIMLSTNQIFWLSGLSFVIAACAIWLAPRPTKVADTSNVH
- a CDS encoding HlyD family efflux transporter periplasmic adaptor subunit; its protein translation is MSETLTVTAPIPQTDNAAKRKKLFLALGGVVALSAAAYGAYWTLVASHHVTTDNAYVAAEIAQVTPSLSANVRAVKVVDTQAVKRGDVLVELDDTDARLALEQAEAELARAERKVKGYLASDDGLQAQVSARDAELLRARAQLSSAQSDLDRARIDLERRQALAKSGSVSGEELTHAKTAYDTAKAAMDSAKAVLAQAEANKLAAIGSLKANQTLTANTTVETNPEVALARAKRNQARVDLERTVIRAPVDGVVAKRQVQVGQRIQPGAPLMSIVPLQQVHVDANFKEVQLEKVRIGQPVTLHSDIYGSDVVYHGKVAGFSGGSGSAFSLIPAQNATGNWIKVVQRLPLRIELDPAELKAHPLQVGLSMTATVDTASKL
- a CDS encoding efflux transporter outer membrane subunit, which gives rise to MPLAISLALAACASVPDLGPLPQPKSLNASPTTEQAQIDATWWERYGDAQQNALIDEALRNAPDLAAADARVRKAIGVAQQAGAPMLPSVGVNASVTRMKQSYNNGVPAAFVPQGLNNSVKATLDLSYEIDFWGKNRAALAAATNERAAAEADAAQARLTLSTAIASAYAELAHLYAQQDAALQALDIRTQSAQLITERQRQGLETLGTVRQADSRSASAKAELLAIEESITLQRHQLAALMGADPERGDRIQRPRIDLAQSIAIPSQLHADLLGRRPDLTAARLRAEAAAKRIDQSRAEFYPNINLSAYVGAQSLGLDLFTKAGSGIAGFGPAISLPIFRGGQLQGQYRVARAQYDEAVANYDQTLNRALQDVADALSSQAALDGRLSAQQESLTAAEDALRIARNRYQGGLATYLDVLTAEDSVVSSRRALSDLQTRRLSLDVALIRALGGGYRVA